Proteins co-encoded in one Girardinichthys multiradiatus isolate DD_20200921_A chromosome 11, DD_fGirMul_XY1, whole genome shotgun sequence genomic window:
- the LOC124876827 gene encoding olfactory receptor 1-like, translating into MHREGVFNIIFNSTIIRPVKFYLGGFYNISHVKYYYIFLCFVYIMTVLGNGFLLSVIYLVKTLHTPRYIIVFNLALTDLCGSTALIPKLLDTFLFERRYIVYEACLSYMFFVLFFGGMQSWTLVTMSYDRLIAICFPLRYNVFVTRKSIVMILLFSWICMLMVIAVLVGLLERLSFCGSIVIPSFFCDHGPTYRLACNDISINYIMANVTFSVVVSVPLVLIGATYLCISIALSRIASGEERLKAMRTCTSHLILVGLFFIPYLGTNIVVKTTGINPNVRILNSSLSHTVPSLLNPIIYALKTEEVINALKTLCKRKKNNRAVSKW; encoded by the coding sequence ATGCATAGAGAGGGTGtgtttaatattatatttaacTCCACAATTATTCGTCCTGTAAAGTTCTATCTTGGTGGGTTTTACAACATCTCTCATGTTAAGTATTATTACATCTTTCTGTGCTTTGTGTACATCATGACTGTCCTTGGCAATGGCTTTCTGCTTTCTGTTATCTACCTGGTGAAGACTCTCCACACTCCTAGATACATAATAGTGTTTAACTTGGCTCTGACAGATCTGTGTGGGAGCACTGCTCTCATCCCAAAACTATTGGACACATTTCTGTTTGAGAGGAGATACATTGTTTATGAGGCATGCCTAAGTTAcatgttctttgttttattctttggaGGTATGCAGTCATGGACGCTTGTCACAATGTCATATGACAGATTAATTGCAATTTGCTTTCCATTAAGATACAATGTTTTTGTCACAAGAAAATCAATAGTCATGATTCTGCTGTTTTCATGGATTTGTATGTTGATGGTAATTGCAGTCTTGGTTGGACTTCTTGAGCGCCTGTCCTTCTGTGGATCTATAGTAATACCAAGTTTTTTCTGTGACCATGGACCAACATATCGCTTGGCATGTAATGATATATCTATAAACTACATCATGGCTAACGTCACCTTTTCTGTAGTCGTTTCTGTTCCCCTTGTACTGATAGGTGCCACCTATCTTTGCATTTCTATAGCGCTGAGCAGGATTGCATCTGGAGAAGAACGACTTAAAGCAATGCGAACTTGTACTTCTCATCTGATTCTGGTGGGACTTTTTTTTATACCATATCTGGGCACCAATATTGTTGTAAAAACTACTGGAATTAATCCGAATGTGCGGATATTGAACTCTAGTTTATCACACACTGTTCCCTCTCTGCTAAACCCTATCATATACGCTTTAAAGACAGAAGAAGTGATAAATGCTCTGAAGACactttgcaaaagaaaaaaaaataacagagcaGTCTCAAAATGGTAA